One genomic region from Microcystis panniformis FACHB-1757 encodes:
- a CDS encoding aldo/keto reductase, with protein sequence MTRQTANLGQTGIAVSALGIGTWAWGDKLFWNYGKEYGASQVEEAFQAAVEAGITFFDTAEVYGLGESERLLGKFTQETDIPIDIASKFAPVPWRFGANAVHNAISESLNRLKTDKITLYQVHWPFTFLISQETLMNALGEEVKRGRIGSVGVSNYSAEQMRQASQILAKKEVPLAVNQVQYSLLYRKIETKGILATAKELGVTILAYSPLAQGLLTGKYSPESQNLPDGARKVDSRFKKEGLEKIAPILRVLQELGEKYQKTPAQVALNWLIAQGDVIPIPGAKTAAQARENAGALGWSLEAREVTQLEQMSRPWL encoded by the coding sequence ATGACTAGACAAACCGCTAATCTCGGACAAACAGGAATTGCCGTCAGTGCCTTGGGAATCGGGACTTGGGCATGGGGAGATAAACTATTCTGGAACTATGGCAAGGAATACGGAGCTAGTCAGGTAGAGGAGGCCTTTCAAGCGGCAGTAGAGGCAGGAATCACCTTTTTTGACACTGCCGAAGTCTATGGACTGGGGGAATCGGAACGACTCTTAGGAAAATTTACGCAAGAGACTGATATTCCCATCGATATTGCCAGCAAATTTGCCCCCGTACCGTGGCGATTTGGGGCGAATGCGGTTCATAATGCCATTAGCGAGAGCTTAAACCGTCTAAAAACCGATAAAATTACCCTTTACCAAGTACATTGGCCCTTCACCTTCCTAATTAGCCAAGAAACCCTAATGAATGCCCTAGGGGAAGAAGTAAAACGCGGCCGGATTGGTTCCGTGGGTGTAAGTAATTATTCCGCCGAGCAAATGCGTCAAGCAAGCCAGATTTTGGCGAAAAAAGAGGTTCCCTTAGCGGTCAATCAGGTGCAGTATTCGCTTTTGTATCGCAAAATAGAAACTAAGGGAATTTTAGCCACGGCCAAGGAATTAGGTGTCACCATCCTCGCCTACAGCCCCCTCGCTCAAGGACTACTGACGGGTAAATATAGCCCAGAAAGCCAGAATTTGCCCGATGGAGCCAGAAAAGTTGACTCGCGGTTCAAAAAAGAAGGTTTGGAGAAAATAGCCCCAATTTTAAGGGTACTGCAAGAATTGGGCGAAAAATACCAAAAAACCCCCGCACAAGTCGCCCTCAATTGGTTAATCGCCCAAGGGGATGTAATTCCCATTCCGGGGGCCAAAACTGCGGCCCAAGCGAGGGAAAATGCCGGGGCGTTAGGATGGAGTTTAGAAGCGCGAGAGGTGACGCAATTAGAACAGATGAGCCGGCCTTGGCTGTAA